From the Toxotes jaculatrix isolate fToxJac2 chromosome 15, fToxJac2.pri, whole genome shotgun sequence genome, one window contains:
- the asmtl gene encoding probable bifunctional dTTP/UTP pyrophosphatase/methyltransferase protein isoform X3: MVLNPVISKLSGKLVVLASASPRRLEILRNAGLRFEVVPSWFKETLDKGLFKEPYEYAVETAKQKALEVARRMPFKHLKTPDIVIGADTIVTVDGMILEKPVDKHDAYRMLSSLSGKEHSVFTGVAVVLCHEKENEEVDYQLFDFYEETKVKFADLSEDMLWEYINSGEPMDKAGGYGIQALGGMLVEYVHGDFLNVVGFPLNHFCKQLDLINRCTSSLDQESASVRLNHSGIHTTSVLTELPPHLSAQSSHSPSSSAKHNSSPSPRPSNPSSQTQHLHVSPSFSPVHKVKRKGTESGVGESSWMLVNSLSKHTKDREGDSENTALPLITNRGQAIELNVTEHEDSEPKNEDLQRIIELMDGFKASKALFTASKLCVFDLLQRRPGLDTAQVAQEIKASVKGTECLLEACVSLGLLKSKERTCQKPVYENADLAVRFLLSDAPFSLHGYIQHCNNTVWPLFTHLESAVRDGTNQHEKVFGKKSKDVFQDTYYNSEEVKLRFMNAMHSIAKVTGKAVATAFDLSGFKTACDLGGCTGAMAYEFTKVHPGLSVTVFDLPSVVEMSEHFHPLHTDNRVSFLAGDFFKDELPKADLYILARILHDWSDEKVHILLRKIADACTPGCAVLIAETMLDGQTPYSALQSLNMLVQTEGSERTESKYADMLSKHGFGNTCVVHTMNFLDALIAIKM, encoded by the exons ATGGTGCTGAACCCTGTCATTTCCAAGCTCTCCGGTAAACTGGTTGTGCTGGCAAGTGCCTCTCCAAGGAGACTGGAGATTCTCCGCAATGCG GGCTTACGCTTTGAGGTGGTACCATCCTGGTTTAAAGAAACACTTGACAAGGGGCTTTTCAAAGAGCCTTATGAGTATGCGGTTGAGACAGCCAAACAGAAAGCCCTGGAGGTAGCCAGGAGGATGCCCTTT AAACACTTGAAAACTCCAGACATTGTAATTGGAGCAGACACTATTGTG ACTGTGGATGGCATGATTCTGGAGAAGCCAGTGGACAAGCATGATGCTTACAGGATGCTGTCAAG cTTGAGCGGTAAAGAGCACAGTGTCTTCACTGGTGTAGCAGTTGTCCTCTGTcatgagaaagaaa ACGAAGAAGTGGATTACCAGTTGTTTGACTTCTACGAAGAAACAAAGGTGAAGTTTGCTGATCTCTCAGAAGATATGCTCTGGGAGTACATCAATAGTGGTGAACCCAT ggacAAGGCTGGCGGATACGGTATACAGGCTCTCGGTGGCATGCTGGTGGAGTACGTCCATGGTGATTTCCTCAATGTCGTAGGTTTCCCCCTCAACCACTTCTGCAAACAGCTGGACCTTATTAACCGCTGTACTTCCTCTTTGGACCAGGAAAGTGCGTCTGTGCGTCTGAACCACAGCGGCATTCACACCACCTCTGTACTCACTGAGCTTCCACCCCACCTGTCAGCTCAGTCCAGCCACAGTCCCAGCTCTTCAGCCAAACACAACTCCTCACCCAGCCCCAGGCCGAGCAACCCCTCCAGTCAAACACAACACCTCCACGTCAGCCCTTCATTCAGTCCGGTCCATAAG GTGAAAAGGAAGGGCACTGAAAGTGGAGTGGGTGAGAGTTCTTGGATGTTGGTCAACAGCTTGTCTAAACATaccaaagacagagagggagactcTGAGAACACAGCGCTACCACTGATAACCAACAGAGGGCAGGCGATTGAGCTCAATGTGACAGAGCATGAGGACAGTGAACCCAAAAATGAAGACTTGCAGCGAATCATTGAACTTATGGATGGATTCAAAGCCTCGAAG GCGCTGTTTACGGCAtccaagctgtgtgtgtttgacctgcTACAGAGGAGACCAGGGCTGGATACAGCACAGGTGGCCCAGGAGATCAAAGCCTCTGTGAAGGGAACTGAGTGCCTGCTGGAGGCTTGTGTGTCTCTGGGACTGTTGAAGAGCAAAGAGAGAA CATGCCAAAAGCCTGTGTATGAGAACGCAGATCTGGCGGTGCGTTTTTTGTTGTCAGATGCACCTTTTTCGCTGCATGGATACATCCAGCACTGTAACAACACAGTGTGGCCTCTTTTCACGCACCTTGAGAGTGCTGTGCGGGACGGCACCAACCAACATGAGAAGGTCTTTGGCAAGAAATCTAAGGATGTATTTCAG GACACATACTACAACAGTGAGGAAGTGAAACTGAGATTCATGAATGCAATGCACAGTATTGCTAAAGTTACAGGAAAAGCTGTGGCAACTGCTTTTGACCTCTCCGGTTTTAAAACAGCCTGTGACCTTGGAG gATGCACTGGTGCCATGGCGTATGAGTTTACTAAAGTCCACCCTGGGTTGTCTGTGACGGTGTTTGACTTGCCTTCTGTTGTTGAGATGAGTGAACATTTCCATCCgctacacacagacaacaggGTATCATTTTTAGCAG GAGACTTCTTTAAAGACGAGTTGCCTAAAGCAGACTTGTACATCCTGGCACGAATTCTTCATGACTGGTCTGATGAGAAGGTGCATATTCTTCTGAGGAAAATCGCGGATGCATGCACACCAG GATGTGCTGTGCTCATAGCTGAGACCATGTTGGACGGACAGACGCCCTACTCTGCTCTGCAGTCTCTAAACATGCTTGTCCAGACTGAGGGCAGCGAGAGAACAGAGAGCAAGTACGCAGACATGCTGAGCAAACATGGATTTGGGAACACTTGTGTGGTTCACACGATGAATTTCTTAGATGCTTTAATTGCCATTAAAATGTAG
- the asmtl gene encoding probable bifunctional dTTP/UTP pyrophosphatase/methyltransferase protein isoform X1: MINFLLSPSPAIGRRVPHLSQLDKRATMVLNPVISKLSGKLVVLASASPRRLEILRNAGLRFEVVPSWFKETLDKGLFKEPYEYAVETAKQKALEVARRMPFKHLKTPDIVIGADTIVTVDGMILEKPVDKHDAYRMLSSLSGKEHSVFTGVAVVLCHEKENEEVDYQLFDFYEETKVKFADLSEDMLWEYINSGEPMDKAGGYGIQALGGMLVEYVHGDFLNVVGFPLNHFCKQLDLINRCTSSLDQESASVRLNHSGIHTTSVLTELPPHLSAQSSHSPSSSAKHNSSPSPRPSNPSSQTQHLHVSPSFSPVHKVKRKGTESGVGESSWMLVNSLSKHTKDREGDSENTALPLITNRGQAIELNVTEHEDSEPKNEDLQRIIELMDGFKASKALFTASKLCVFDLLQRRPGLDTAQVAQEIKASVKGTECLLEACVSLGLLKSKERTCQKPVYENADLAVRFLLSDAPFSLHGYIQHCNNTVWPLFTHLESAVRDGTNQHEKVFGKKSKDVFQDTYYNSEEVKLRFMNAMHSIAKVTGKAVATAFDLSGFKTACDLGGCTGAMAYEFTKVHPGLSVTVFDLPSVVEMSEHFHPLHTDNRVSFLAGDFFKDELPKADLYILARILHDWSDEKVHILLRKIADACTPGCAVLIAETMLDGQTPYSALQSLNMLVQTEGSERTESKYADMLSKHGFGNTCVVHTMNFLDALIAIKM; encoded by the exons ATGATTaatttcctcctttcacccagcccggccatcggcaggagggtcccccatctgagccag TTAGACAAGAGGGCCACCATGGTGCTGAACCCTGTCATTTCCAAGCTCTCCGGTAAACTGGTTGTGCTGGCAAGTGCCTCTCCAAGGAGACTGGAGATTCTCCGCAATGCG GGCTTACGCTTTGAGGTGGTACCATCCTGGTTTAAAGAAACACTTGACAAGGGGCTTTTCAAAGAGCCTTATGAGTATGCGGTTGAGACAGCCAAACAGAAAGCCCTGGAGGTAGCCAGGAGGATGCCCTTT AAACACTTGAAAACTCCAGACATTGTAATTGGAGCAGACACTATTGTG ACTGTGGATGGCATGATTCTGGAGAAGCCAGTGGACAAGCATGATGCTTACAGGATGCTGTCAAG cTTGAGCGGTAAAGAGCACAGTGTCTTCACTGGTGTAGCAGTTGTCCTCTGTcatgagaaagaaa ACGAAGAAGTGGATTACCAGTTGTTTGACTTCTACGAAGAAACAAAGGTGAAGTTTGCTGATCTCTCAGAAGATATGCTCTGGGAGTACATCAATAGTGGTGAACCCAT ggacAAGGCTGGCGGATACGGTATACAGGCTCTCGGTGGCATGCTGGTGGAGTACGTCCATGGTGATTTCCTCAATGTCGTAGGTTTCCCCCTCAACCACTTCTGCAAACAGCTGGACCTTATTAACCGCTGTACTTCCTCTTTGGACCAGGAAAGTGCGTCTGTGCGTCTGAACCACAGCGGCATTCACACCACCTCTGTACTCACTGAGCTTCCACCCCACCTGTCAGCTCAGTCCAGCCACAGTCCCAGCTCTTCAGCCAAACACAACTCCTCACCCAGCCCCAGGCCGAGCAACCCCTCCAGTCAAACACAACACCTCCACGTCAGCCCTTCATTCAGTCCGGTCCATAAG GTGAAAAGGAAGGGCACTGAAAGTGGAGTGGGTGAGAGTTCTTGGATGTTGGTCAACAGCTTGTCTAAACATaccaaagacagagagggagactcTGAGAACACAGCGCTACCACTGATAACCAACAGAGGGCAGGCGATTGAGCTCAATGTGACAGAGCATGAGGACAGTGAACCCAAAAATGAAGACTTGCAGCGAATCATTGAACTTATGGATGGATTCAAAGCCTCGAAG GCGCTGTTTACGGCAtccaagctgtgtgtgtttgacctgcTACAGAGGAGACCAGGGCTGGATACAGCACAGGTGGCCCAGGAGATCAAAGCCTCTGTGAAGGGAACTGAGTGCCTGCTGGAGGCTTGTGTGTCTCTGGGACTGTTGAAGAGCAAAGAGAGAA CATGCCAAAAGCCTGTGTATGAGAACGCAGATCTGGCGGTGCGTTTTTTGTTGTCAGATGCACCTTTTTCGCTGCATGGATACATCCAGCACTGTAACAACACAGTGTGGCCTCTTTTCACGCACCTTGAGAGTGCTGTGCGGGACGGCACCAACCAACATGAGAAGGTCTTTGGCAAGAAATCTAAGGATGTATTTCAG GACACATACTACAACAGTGAGGAAGTGAAACTGAGATTCATGAATGCAATGCACAGTATTGCTAAAGTTACAGGAAAAGCTGTGGCAACTGCTTTTGACCTCTCCGGTTTTAAAACAGCCTGTGACCTTGGAG gATGCACTGGTGCCATGGCGTATGAGTTTACTAAAGTCCACCCTGGGTTGTCTGTGACGGTGTTTGACTTGCCTTCTGTTGTTGAGATGAGTGAACATTTCCATCCgctacacacagacaacaggGTATCATTTTTAGCAG GAGACTTCTTTAAAGACGAGTTGCCTAAAGCAGACTTGTACATCCTGGCACGAATTCTTCATGACTGGTCTGATGAGAAGGTGCATATTCTTCTGAGGAAAATCGCGGATGCATGCACACCAG GATGTGCTGTGCTCATAGCTGAGACCATGTTGGACGGACAGACGCCCTACTCTGCTCTGCAGTCTCTAAACATGCTTGTCCAGACTGAGGGCAGCGAGAGAACAGAGAGCAAGTACGCAGACATGCTGAGCAAACATGGATTTGGGAACACTTGTGTGGTTCACACGATGAATTTCTTAGATGCTTTAATTGCCATTAAAATGTAG
- the asmtl gene encoding probable bifunctional dTTP/UTP pyrophosphatase/methyltransferase protein isoform X2, with protein sequence MINFLLSPSPAIGRRVPHLSQLDKRATMVLNPVISKLSGKLVVLASASPRRLEILRNAGLRFEVVPSWFKETLDKGLFKEPYEYAVETAKQKALEVARRMPFKHLKTPDIVIGADTIVTVDGMILEKPVDKHDAYRMLSSLSGKEHSVFTGVAVVLCHEKENEEVDYQLFDFYEETKVKFADLSEDMLWEYINSGEPMDKAGGYGIQALGGMLVEYVHGDFLNVVGFPLNHFCKQLDLINRCTSSLDQESASVRLNHSGIHTTSVLTELPPHLSAQSSHSPSSSAKHNSSPSPRPSNPSSQTQHLHVSPSFSPVHKVKRKGTESGVGESSWMLVNSLSKHTKDREGDSENTALPLITNRGQAIELNVTEHEDSEPKNEDLQRIIELMDGFKASKALFTASKLCVFDLLQRRPGLDTAQVAQEIKASVKGTECLLEACVSLGLLKSKERTCQKPVYENADLAVRFLLSDAPFSLHGYIQHCNNTVWPLFTHLESAVRDGTNQHEKVFGKKSKDVFQDTYYNSEEVKLRFMNAMHSIAKVTGKAVATAFDLSGFKTACDLGGCTGAMAYEFTKVHPGLSVTVFDLPSVVEMSEHFHPLHTDNRVSFLAGDFFKDELPKADLYILARILHDWSDEKVHILLRKIADACTPGCGVLLSEIFLEEDRRGPRCGLLQALSMGEGKQRSATEYSLLLKNHGFITAHFRCTDNFLDAMLCIKV encoded by the exons ATGATTaatttcctcctttcacccagcccggccatcggcaggagggtcccccatctgagccag TTAGACAAGAGGGCCACCATGGTGCTGAACCCTGTCATTTCCAAGCTCTCCGGTAAACTGGTTGTGCTGGCAAGTGCCTCTCCAAGGAGACTGGAGATTCTCCGCAATGCG GGCTTACGCTTTGAGGTGGTACCATCCTGGTTTAAAGAAACACTTGACAAGGGGCTTTTCAAAGAGCCTTATGAGTATGCGGTTGAGACAGCCAAACAGAAAGCCCTGGAGGTAGCCAGGAGGATGCCCTTT AAACACTTGAAAACTCCAGACATTGTAATTGGAGCAGACACTATTGTG ACTGTGGATGGCATGATTCTGGAGAAGCCAGTGGACAAGCATGATGCTTACAGGATGCTGTCAAG cTTGAGCGGTAAAGAGCACAGTGTCTTCACTGGTGTAGCAGTTGTCCTCTGTcatgagaaagaaa ACGAAGAAGTGGATTACCAGTTGTTTGACTTCTACGAAGAAACAAAGGTGAAGTTTGCTGATCTCTCAGAAGATATGCTCTGGGAGTACATCAATAGTGGTGAACCCAT ggacAAGGCTGGCGGATACGGTATACAGGCTCTCGGTGGCATGCTGGTGGAGTACGTCCATGGTGATTTCCTCAATGTCGTAGGTTTCCCCCTCAACCACTTCTGCAAACAGCTGGACCTTATTAACCGCTGTACTTCCTCTTTGGACCAGGAAAGTGCGTCTGTGCGTCTGAACCACAGCGGCATTCACACCACCTCTGTACTCACTGAGCTTCCACCCCACCTGTCAGCTCAGTCCAGCCACAGTCCCAGCTCTTCAGCCAAACACAACTCCTCACCCAGCCCCAGGCCGAGCAACCCCTCCAGTCAAACACAACACCTCCACGTCAGCCCTTCATTCAGTCCGGTCCATAAG GTGAAAAGGAAGGGCACTGAAAGTGGAGTGGGTGAGAGTTCTTGGATGTTGGTCAACAGCTTGTCTAAACATaccaaagacagagagggagactcTGAGAACACAGCGCTACCACTGATAACCAACAGAGGGCAGGCGATTGAGCTCAATGTGACAGAGCATGAGGACAGTGAACCCAAAAATGAAGACTTGCAGCGAATCATTGAACTTATGGATGGATTCAAAGCCTCGAAG GCGCTGTTTACGGCAtccaagctgtgtgtgtttgacctgcTACAGAGGAGACCAGGGCTGGATACAGCACAGGTGGCCCAGGAGATCAAAGCCTCTGTGAAGGGAACTGAGTGCCTGCTGGAGGCTTGTGTGTCTCTGGGACTGTTGAAGAGCAAAGAGAGAA CATGCCAAAAGCCTGTGTATGAGAACGCAGATCTGGCGGTGCGTTTTTTGTTGTCAGATGCACCTTTTTCGCTGCATGGATACATCCAGCACTGTAACAACACAGTGTGGCCTCTTTTCACGCACCTTGAGAGTGCTGTGCGGGACGGCACCAACCAACATGAGAAGGTCTTTGGCAAGAAATCTAAGGATGTATTTCAG GACACATACTACAACAGTGAGGAAGTGAAACTGAGATTCATGAATGCAATGCACAGTATTGCTAAAGTTACAGGAAAAGCTGTGGCAACTGCTTTTGACCTCTCCGGTTTTAAAACAGCCTGTGACCTTGGAG gATGCACTGGTGCCATGGCGTATGAGTTTACTAAAGTCCACCCTGGGTTGTCTGTGACGGTGTTTGACTTGCCTTCTGTTGTTGAGATGAGTGAACATTTCCATCCgctacacacagacaacaggGTATCATTTTTAGCAG GAGACTTCTTTAAAGACGAGTTGCCTAAAGCAGACTTGTACATCCTGGCACGAATTCTTCATGACTGGTCTGATGAGAAGGTGCATATTCTTCTGAGGAAAATCGCGGATGCATGCACACCAG GCTGCGGAGTCCTGCTAAGTGAGATCTTCCTGGAAGAAGACAGAAGAGGCCCACGTTGTGGGTTGCTGCAGGCCCTCAGCATGGGTGAGGGGAAGCAGAGGAGCGCAACCGAATATAGCCTGCTTTTGAAGAACCACGGTTTCATTACAGCGCATTTCAGATGTACAGACAACTTCCTGGATGCTATGCTCTGCATCAAAGTGTGA
- the asmtl gene encoding probable bifunctional dTTP/UTP pyrophosphatase/methyltransferase protein isoform X4 — translation MINFLLSPSPAIGRRVPHLSQLDKRATMVLNPVISKLSGKLVVLASASPRRLEILRNAGLRFEVVPSWFKETLDKGLFKEPYEYAVETAKQKALEVARRMPFKHLKTPDIVIGADTIVTVDGMILEKPVDKHDAYRMLSSLSGKEHSVFTGVAVVLCHEKENEEVDYQLFDFYEETKVKFADLSEDMLWEYINSGEPMDKAGGYGIQALGGMLVEYVHGDFLNVVGFPLNHFCKQLDLINRCTSSLDQESASVRLNHSGIHTTSVLTELPPHLSAQSSHSPSSSAKHNSSPSPRPSNPSSQTQHLHVSPSFSPVHKVKRKGTESGVGESSWMLVNSLSKHTKDREGDSENTALPLITNRGQAIELNVTEHEDSEPKNEDLQRIIELMDGFKASKALFTASKLCVFDLLQRRPGLDTAQVAQEIKASVKGTECLLEACVSLGLLKSKERTCQKPVYENADLAVRFLLSDAPFSLHGYIQHCNNTVWPLFTHLESAVRDGTNQHEKVFGKKSKDVFQDTYYNSEEVKLRFMNAMHSIAKVTGKAVATAFDLSGFKTACDLGGCTGAMAYEFTKVHPGLSVTVFDLPSVVEMSEHFHPLHTDNRVSFLAGDFFKDELPKADLYILARILHDWSDEKVHILLRKIADACTPGS, via the exons ATGATTaatttcctcctttcacccagcccggccatcggcaggagggtcccccatctgagccag TTAGACAAGAGGGCCACCATGGTGCTGAACCCTGTCATTTCCAAGCTCTCCGGTAAACTGGTTGTGCTGGCAAGTGCCTCTCCAAGGAGACTGGAGATTCTCCGCAATGCG GGCTTACGCTTTGAGGTGGTACCATCCTGGTTTAAAGAAACACTTGACAAGGGGCTTTTCAAAGAGCCTTATGAGTATGCGGTTGAGACAGCCAAACAGAAAGCCCTGGAGGTAGCCAGGAGGATGCCCTTT AAACACTTGAAAACTCCAGACATTGTAATTGGAGCAGACACTATTGTG ACTGTGGATGGCATGATTCTGGAGAAGCCAGTGGACAAGCATGATGCTTACAGGATGCTGTCAAG cTTGAGCGGTAAAGAGCACAGTGTCTTCACTGGTGTAGCAGTTGTCCTCTGTcatgagaaagaaa ACGAAGAAGTGGATTACCAGTTGTTTGACTTCTACGAAGAAACAAAGGTGAAGTTTGCTGATCTCTCAGAAGATATGCTCTGGGAGTACATCAATAGTGGTGAACCCAT ggacAAGGCTGGCGGATACGGTATACAGGCTCTCGGTGGCATGCTGGTGGAGTACGTCCATGGTGATTTCCTCAATGTCGTAGGTTTCCCCCTCAACCACTTCTGCAAACAGCTGGACCTTATTAACCGCTGTACTTCCTCTTTGGACCAGGAAAGTGCGTCTGTGCGTCTGAACCACAGCGGCATTCACACCACCTCTGTACTCACTGAGCTTCCACCCCACCTGTCAGCTCAGTCCAGCCACAGTCCCAGCTCTTCAGCCAAACACAACTCCTCACCCAGCCCCAGGCCGAGCAACCCCTCCAGTCAAACACAACACCTCCACGTCAGCCCTTCATTCAGTCCGGTCCATAAG GTGAAAAGGAAGGGCACTGAAAGTGGAGTGGGTGAGAGTTCTTGGATGTTGGTCAACAGCTTGTCTAAACATaccaaagacagagagggagactcTGAGAACACAGCGCTACCACTGATAACCAACAGAGGGCAGGCGATTGAGCTCAATGTGACAGAGCATGAGGACAGTGAACCCAAAAATGAAGACTTGCAGCGAATCATTGAACTTATGGATGGATTCAAAGCCTCGAAG GCGCTGTTTACGGCAtccaagctgtgtgtgtttgacctgcTACAGAGGAGACCAGGGCTGGATACAGCACAGGTGGCCCAGGAGATCAAAGCCTCTGTGAAGGGAACTGAGTGCCTGCTGGAGGCTTGTGTGTCTCTGGGACTGTTGAAGAGCAAAGAGAGAA CATGCCAAAAGCCTGTGTATGAGAACGCAGATCTGGCGGTGCGTTTTTTGTTGTCAGATGCACCTTTTTCGCTGCATGGATACATCCAGCACTGTAACAACACAGTGTGGCCTCTTTTCACGCACCTTGAGAGTGCTGTGCGGGACGGCACCAACCAACATGAGAAGGTCTTTGGCAAGAAATCTAAGGATGTATTTCAG GACACATACTACAACAGTGAGGAAGTGAAACTGAGATTCATGAATGCAATGCACAGTATTGCTAAAGTTACAGGAAAAGCTGTGGCAACTGCTTTTGACCTCTCCGGTTTTAAAACAGCCTGTGACCTTGGAG gATGCACTGGTGCCATGGCGTATGAGTTTACTAAAGTCCACCCTGGGTTGTCTGTGACGGTGTTTGACTTGCCTTCTGTTGTTGAGATGAGTGAACATTTCCATCCgctacacacagacaacaggGTATCATTTTTAGCAG GAGACTTCTTTAAAGACGAGTTGCCTAAAGCAGACTTGTACATCCTGGCACGAATTCTTCATGACTGGTCTGATGAGAAGGTGCATATTCTTCTGAGGAAAATCGCGGATGCATGCACACCAG